The following nucleotide sequence is from Trifolium pratense cultivar HEN17-A07 linkage group LG2, ARS_RC_1.1, whole genome shotgun sequence.
TTCGCAGAAATGGATCAGACCTGAATGTTGCTAAGAAAATGAAAGCACGCATTTTACATAAGCCTTACACATCAACTTCGGCAAAAGTTGGGTGGCATTCAAACAGCTGCTGCATGAACCGAGTTCGACAGGTCATCAAGATCACGCATCCGACGCCTACGGTGATGTCTTCTATGGCTTCGATGATGTGTTGCTGATGGTTTGTTTGTGGTATTGGGATGAAAAATCTCCTCCACTGGAGCACCATAACCAAAAAGACAATCAAGAGGATCTGCCTCTGATATGATATCAGGACCAGAATATATCTGCAACAAAGTATGTTTAAAAAGGTATCATGCTTAAACCAAAAACTATCCTACAAAAGAAATTCCATTGTAATTCACAATTTGATTACAATTGAGCATGCAACGGAGGTACAGTGATTTTTTATAGCTTAGTTTAAAGTACAATATAATTTGTGGTATACACAAACAAGTTATAAAAACATTCATTAAAAAGCTTGTCAGTGATATGTCTGTCATTCACATTACCACTGCAAAAGAGGAGTCAGCTTGCCCAAGATTAACATTCTAATACTCTATTTACTTAATTCAATACTAGAAAATCAAATTAACTCATAAGTcataattcattaattaattgactgaaaaagaaatattttcaaTTACCATCTTATGCAATTGCCTTTGTGCATAAAACACTAGTATTTCTACTTTGTACTcatttaaaaagtaatttagTTTGTCCTTCATTGTGAGAATAATAATGCTTGTTTAAAAAGTAATTTAGTTTTGTTCTTCATTGTGAGAATACTAATGCAAGAGCAAGTATAGGCAACACTGAGAATACTTACAAATTTTTGCTTGGTCGCACGAGTTGTTCTTTTACCGTCGGTGATATTTTCAGACTTGCCTGGGGAATTTTCAAAGGAATCAGAATACCCTTGGGATTTATCATAGGAATCATTGTGAGAGTTGCCTTGTGATTTATCATGAGAGTCATTATATGAGTCATGATCCTGTGCCCTGTTTCCATTGATTGCATTATCGCTAAAAAAATTACGGTATCGCCATCTTAATTTAGGAGTATTAGAGGTTGAGTCGTCATATATCCTTTCCGAATAAAAATGCTTAGATATAAGATTCATCAGCGAAGGATCATTCTGGTACTTCGTCACCATTCTGtcatttaataacaataaaaatacaCTGAGTGAGAATGTAATGAAATAAAATCTTATGTAAAATGATTAGCAGATAGtaggggagagagagagagagagagatgcaTTTTCTCTCCCTTTATCACCCCCATTTTTTTCCCAGACTAGGAATGTAGTCAGTGATAAAGCAAGGTACACAATTTAAAGGGTGCATGGACAATTCCAACAAATTCAGGGTTATTTGGGTGCATATATAAGATGGAGATGGGGGAGAGAGATCACAAGATTTTGCAATCGTACCagtaaaatcacaatttttacgACATTGGCTTCCCCACAACAATGTTGTTTGAACTAATAAATTTTGCAATTCAAATGGATTTAACAACCATGATATTCTCAATTCACCTCAAATAACTGTCTAGGCATCTACTAagaaagaataaatatttcCTCACTTAAATATTACTCCAATATACACTCTATATTTCTCATAAATTATGTTTCTCTTAATcatttcaaacttatgaatGAGCATTGTTATAATGTGTACTCGGGAATGTCAGAGAATATCATAGTAATTGGAGCTTATTGCACAAACGAAAAGTGTTCATCAAGTGCAAGCAATTGAGATGAGAAGACAAACATATTTGCCAACTCCTTCTGTAATATACTGCCATCCAGTGTAAGAATGTGATCTGCACAAGAGAACAAGGATCTGCTAAATATCCACAGTCCACAAAAAGCACCAGCTCCTGCAAAATGATAAAACAACAGACATGAAGAATGGAGAGAGGCCTTGGTAGATGATGTACAGATAAGGAAAACACATAATTTCGCTCACCTGCTGCAATGTTTACTCGAAATGGTTTACTGAGTTTCCTAGTTGCTGCAATAAAGGAATAATGATTATCAGCATGGAAGAAAACTCACAACAAAGGAAAAGAAATCAACAATGTGGTGTCTGGAATAATGATAACCTGTTGTAACTACAgtagaataaaaaaatgttataaaattcTTACTGCTCATATAGCTCTAAAATCACGAGTAAgataatgatatcatcatgATGTTATAGTAATACAAGAAAGAAAGATGAATCATTAATAGCTGAGTTAACTTCACTATCATTAGAAGTATGTCATCTGTCTGTTGCCCGGCCATCaacaaaaaagtaatatttcAATGACTTCAAACAAATATAGAGAGGTTGTATTTTAAATCCATAAATGAATGGTATTTTCTGGAAAAATGCAACACTGTGTATATCTTCATTAGCTTGAAAATATCcacatacaattttttatacaaaaacaGAGTTAAGTGTTAACACGTGATTGTtctgaaaataaaattgtaagaaGCAGTAGAACACTAGCAATTATGTTGAAAGTATCATTGTTAGAAGTTTTATATCTGTGTGTTCGTCTTTTGTTTGACTTATTGAAAACATTGGTTGAATGATATTTTGACAGGTCATAGACTATCCATCTTGTGAGCAACGAATATTGGACACACATGGTAAGTGTGCTTGAATAATGTAGCATATAGTTGAATGAATCCGTGATGGGTGGAACAATTATAACTTACCATGAAAATGCATGGTTTGGTGCCTTATGACAATTCATAAAAGAACTGGTAGAAAATTTGCAATCCTACATGAAATAGTATCCTTCTCCACTTTCACTATAAATATATGTCTTGAGACACTTGGCAATAACATGAGAGAAATCTTAATGTGATTGCATCTACCCCATCTAAAATTGGTAAAGAAAGTGAGGAAGATCATATCCTATTATCATTAGCATTTAAGAGAACCAAACCAAATTAAAGTGAATGAATTCaacatttaaatattattttcccttcttttgttcattttatattGTGTTCTAAATTCATGCAACTAAGTGTTCAAGATGTAAGTGTATGGTTCATATTGATTGTGTTATTGTCATGATGTGCAGTAGTACATTCCAACATATGACATCAGAGCATTTCTTTATTTCTTACAATCATGACTTCAGAAGATACAATATTTTTGTAGAGAATGATAAATGAATGCTTATTATTGATAAATTTTTAACATCGAGACTTTATGGATCTGTTTGGCAAAAAATAACAGATAGCGGGTAAGCTAGCCTAGCTTATTAAAtctgtagtgtttggtaaatttaGCAGTTGAACAagcttataaatatgaaattacataaaaaacaaaCCCCCCGAAAACCCTCCCCTCGCAAAGCCCTCCATTCTTTCCACTTCATTGTTCCTTCTTTTCAAAGCCATCCACTCCTAAactaccaaacagacccttaaacTACAATACATTAAAGATACCATGTTCGAAAAGCAACAAAATTTGATGCATAAAAATAGTATTCATCGTAAACGAgcattaaagaaacaaaaatgacAAACCTGCATATACAACAGCACCCCCAAAAAGTGAACTAACAGTGAAATTCCTCACAGCTTTAGATTTGCATGATTGAAGAATATTTACTTCCTGAGGTGTCAATTTTGCCTACAAacagaaaattaaaattaaccttCACAATACATACACATTAAGTTCATGTTCATCCATGATTATAGTCAAATAAGATAAGAATTTGATTCAATTCATAAAAAGTGAAAACTTTTATGTTCAAATTGCTAACGGAAATTGAAATTGAGAAATGATGGAAAGTATAGTAGTAAAATTCTGAATCAAATGTTATAGATAAACGATGATTTTGGAATTGGAATGAAATTTTGAACCTTTTTGGAAATGAGAAGTTGTTCGAGATCGAACAATGCTTCGCCCATTACGTTCACTTTGCTACACTTGCTTCTCTATGAAATTGGAACAATCGCTAATTAGGTCAATTTGCTCTTCTTTcaacatcaaaaaaaaaaaaaaaaaaaactcaatttgcTCTATAAACAAGATTTTTTAAAGCCGAATATAGGGGGTGCATAGTTAAGAATTaagattttcaaaagaaataaaaatcattttttatgttttaatattattaatgaATTTGGTTCAAATGTTGTTGTTTATGTTTTAATATTATGCTAGTGTTtaaagtgtgtttttttttttagtgttttttcaaaaataattttggattaTTTCTACTAGCGGTCAAATGATCCGTATTTTCTATTCTTCTAACTTATgttaaagttattttaaattttttatacatttatttttgtaagaataattgatttttggaaaacaacaaattaattcaCATAGACGTTGAATTAAATGTAGAAAACCATTAAGTGAAAATGCGGACATATCTTTAGACGGACTATCTTGCATTATTCATACATTAGCAGAATAGAAAGAACAGACAAAATATCATGTATCTGTCTATccacactttttatttttctaactcGGGAGTAGAAGTAttgtcttataaaaaaaaaaatataatactttTAATAGACACATTCATATTTGTCTTCATCTTTAAATTCTTTGTCATCTATCATGTTCTTCGAGTCAAACTTAAATATCACGTTAGTTTGTTTGCGGTCACCAAACATGTAACATATAAGAGGATTACAACTTCCACTTTAAACAATTGAAATATAGGAGAGTGTCACTGGTATTGGTATTGTAACTCTAATATAGCCACCATCCTCCTCGCGTAGCTATTTGGAGCTCAAGCCTCCACTTGTATTCTTTTATCATATTAGCTTGTAGGTCCGAACTCCATAGACGAACAACATCGTCGTTACTTGTTAGGATTAACGAATAGAGTGCTGAATAAATCTTCAATACAACTTAACATATCTAGATACAAATTTCATACTGTATTTAGTCATAACTGGTGATTTGTGATTGAACGGTCTAAATTTAtatcttaattttatattataaaataatctCAACCGTCAATTAAAAATCGGCCGCACATCGCAACACACCCTAGTAGTAACAAAAGGATGGTAACTTTTGATATTTGAACTTGACTACTACTAGAAGCAACAACATCGTAGTTTCCGATTCATATCATATCTCTTTCTTCCTCAGACCTTAGCCGAGTGACAAACAATGGCTATGGACATGGCTATGGCAACCATatcccacacacacacacgttTAACAACCCATCATCAACTATTAACAGCACTTTCATCATCCACAACACTTTCTCACCTCAAACAAATCCACACACAAATTCTTCACTACAACTCCAACAACAATGAACACTCAAACAACACCCTCCTTTCAAAACTAGTTCTTTCTATTTGCACCctctcttcttcctcttcaagCCTCCATTACGCTCTCTCTGTTTTCTCCCAAATTCCAAACCCACAGACCCATCTCTCCAACAAACTCCTTCGTCATCTCTCTCGCAGCCCTTTTCCAGAAAAGACCCTTTTCCTTTATCAGAAGCTTAGAACAATTGATGCATCCACTCTTGATCGTTTTAGTTTTCCGCCATTGTTGAAAGCTGTTTCTAAAGTTTGCGCTTTTAATCATGGTTTGGAGATTCATGGCCTTGCTTCAAAGCTTGGATTAGTTTCTGACCCGTTTATTGAAACCGGCTTAATTGCAATGTATGCCTCGTGTCGCCGTATCATGGATGCACGGTTACTGTTTGATAAAATGTCTCATCCGGATGCTATAGCTTGGAATACCATCATTGATGGGTATGCTATATTTAATATTTGCCTTTTAAGAGtttgtttggattagcttatttgagtttatataGTGATACAAATACTTGTGAGAATAGTATTTAGaagagcttatagaaacaacttatgacatgtccttAAACTGTTTTCGGCTTATTTCTATAAGTTGTCcaggataacttatgaaaacggCTAATTACTcgtgtaaaaacaattttactttgttttattttttgttatagagATAGTTTATGCACAAGTACTTATATTATAACTGATTATGCTATAAACacttagggcctgtttggatttgccttatttttgagcttatgaaaatagattatgcaaataaataaacttttacattaattcataagtttttactaacaaaaattgtatttttataaattgttttctcataaaataccttgaaaagcttataataatacataaaagcttatttatttgcataagttttttgaacaagctcaaaaataagtcaatccaaacgggcccttaattAAGTTGGttatccaaacatagccttaatACTTACGAGCATTCTAATTGGTACTTTtgtgattaatattttttttgaaccagGTACTGCCAGAATGGTCATTATGATGACGCTTTAAGGCTCTTTGAAGATATGAAGAGCTCTAATATGAAGCCTGATTCTTTTATCCTTTGTACTGTGCTTTCTGCTTGTGGTCATGCTGGGAATTTAAGCTATGGCAGAACAATTCATGAGTTTGTGAAGGATAAAGGTCTTGCTATTGACTCGCATTTACAAAGTGCTCTCATTAACATGTATGCAAATTGTGGTGCAATGGAGTTGGCTAGGGAAATATATGACGGACTTTCGTTGAAAAATATGATTGTTTCTACTGCGATGCTTTCTGGTTATGCAAAACTTGGAATGGTTAAGGGTGCTCGTTTCATATTTGACCAAATGGTTGAAAAGGACTTGGTGTGTTGGAGTGCCATGATATCTGGTTATGCTGAAAGTGATCTGCCTCAAGAGGCTCTTAAATTGTTCAATGAAATGCTACAGCAGAGAATAGAGCCTGATCATATCACAATGCTGAGTGTCATTTCTGCTTGTTCTCATGTTGGCGCGCTCGTTCAAGCAAAATGGATTCATACATATGCAGATAGAAATGGGTTTGGAAGATCTCTATCTGTTAACAATGCACTGATTGATATGTATGCCAAATGTGGGAACTTGGTCAAGGCAAAAGAGGTGTTTGAGAATATACCGAGAAAAAATGTTATATCGTGGTCCAGTATTATCAATGCATTTGCAATGCATGGAAATGCAGATAGTGCTATAAAACTTTTCCATAGGATGAACGAAGAAAATATTATGCCCAATGATGTTACATTTATAGGTGTCCTTTATGCTTGCAGTCATGCAGGTTTAGTTGAGGAAGGCCAAAAACTATATTCATCCATGATTAATGAGCATGGCATATCTCCCACTCTTGAACACTATGGTTGCATGGTTGACCTGTACTGTAGAgccaataatttgaaaaaagcTATGGAGCTTATTGAGACAATGCCTTTTACACCGAATATTATCATTTGGGGATCCCTCATGTCTGCTTGTCAAGTTCATGGTGAGGTTGAGTTAGGGGAATTTGCTGCCAAGCGGCTTCTTGAGTTAGAGCCTGATCATGATGGAGCCCTTGTGGTTTTGTCAAACATATACGCCAAAGAAAAAAGGTGGAATGATGTTGGACTGATCAGGAAATCAATGAGTTATAAAGGTATCTCAAAGGAGAAGGCAAGTAGTAGGATTGAAATGAACAATGAGGTACATATGTTTATGATGGCTGATAGATATCATAAACAGTCAGATGAAATATATGAGAAGTTAGATGAGGTAGTCGGTCGATTGAAGTTGGTCGGTTACAAACCGAGCACCTCAGGCATTTTGATTGATTTAGAAGAGGAAGATAAAAAAGATTTGGTTCTGTGGCATAGTGAAAAGTTAGCAGTTTGCTATGGGCTAATTAGTAGGAGGAAAGAATCATGCATTCGTATAGTTAAAAATCTTAGAATATGTGAGGATTGTCACTCTTTCATGAAGTTCGTCTCAAAGGTGTATGAAATAGATATTGTTGTGAGAGATAGGACTAGATTTCACCATTGCAGTGGTGGTAGTTGTTCTTGTAGAGACTACTGGTGATTCATCTGTATTAGTAAATTGAATTATATTGCAGCATCCTCATTTTTGTCATTGTCTTGTACATATCATGGCATGTACTCAAAATTGCTGAAGATTCACCACTACAAATTCGTCTACGTTTTTGGTTTTGATGTGCAACCCTATGAATTTGCTTGGAGGTAGATTGTCTTACTCATTGGAAATTTCGCCACGTTATTTTACAGGTATGCCACACCAATCTTGGAATATTGTTTTGACCAAGAATTTATATAACTTAATGTTAGAAGTTTGAGATCTCACAAAGAGAAATAATGTTCACAAGAAtgatgctagcaacacactttttttaatatacaccATCTTTTAAAGATACGAATGTGAATCTTATTAGGTCTAAACCTTGGTCATAGTCAAGAGTTGCCGAGATAATCTTAGATGAGGAGTGTGTAGTTCTTGTCTCATCCATAAACAAGATAGGTGCACCCCAATTGCCAACTTtagttttttaatcattttattgGCGTGAAGTATCTACTGATTTTGCTGATGAGGAATTTTCTTTAGAAAAATTGATTGACCACCTTTAGCAGGGTCTTCCCTCgtaatcatattttttcattcaaaagGCTCGAACCTGAGATTTTGCTTAAGGAATACGAGTTCTAATCCACTCGGAATTGCCAACTATAAACACGTCAGGTGAGTATTTTTCTAACTCAACCCTAAGAAATCGCCCTGTAAGGTAAGAACTACCCTCACATATGTAGGTCATTTCTCATACAATGCGGGACTCTTAATAgttgatattttttgaatttgagttgggcctaactcaaccttacaaaacgaGATTATAAGGCGAGGGttgccctcacttataaacagaTCTTCAAGTCATCTCTcaaccaatgtgagactcttaatagatataatataagggatcagcgcaaaaaaaaaagtgtggaAAATTCAAAGTTGTGAAATGTATTAAATAAATGTTCAGCTTTGTTTATAGATGAGAAGATTTGGCAAGATACTTTTTGTGATAAAATTTTGGCTATTGATTTATGTTGACCCTCCTAATAAAATATAGATCCAACTTGTTTAGTGGGAGAAACTTAAGATCTCACTCACTCAAGGAtctaaaaaacatatattttaagAGTGTGGCTATCATTTGTTATTTGTGGAATACCTGACCTAACAATTAAAATCCATCAAACGTCACTTGACTTACCGAGTACGTTAGCTTCTTTTAGAGAGTGCTGTTCCCAAAAATACCTTTTCAACACAGGGAATAGTCATTACTCATTAAGCAttgtatttgaattttttgttccaTTTTGAGCTGAAAATACGGTGTATGTTCTGAATGATTAGAAGTTTTGGGAGATGATGGTTATTGATCTCTTTCATGCAGAAAAGAAATGGGATTCAGTTGGTCTTTCTTGAAAATTAGCTCTCTGTTGCCAAGAAAGGAAACACAAACCATAGaaaggaaaaaggaaaagaCAATTAACAGTTGGCGTGAAATAACAGTCCCTATACATATAAGAAGACAAAAAGCATAGCCACAAAAAAAGCTAACTAACATTTATTCCAATCATACCAAAAACAGAGTGATGGTGTGTCCTGTTCCAACATTTCCAATCTCCCCTGTTTTTCTTTCATCAGTAATCACGACCCATTTGAGAAGTTGTGTTTGACCTCGTActgtgtttgtttgatgaggataaatcAGTTGACCTTCTCCTAAGTATCTGTCTCATGCCATCAGCAACACAAACTGCTGGATTCGATTTGATCTTTCGACAAAACAACATGTGAGCTTTCATTGCTTCTTCCATTGCAAATGTCTTTTTTCCTCTAATAGCTTCATCTCTAACAGCTTCTGAACACAACCCACATAGCCATTTTCCATCAAATTTTGACTTCACTTCACTGATGTAGTCTTGAGTGCAATCCTCTTTCAAGCCACAACACTCACACTTTGCTGATTCAATTTCCATATCAAAATAAACAGTTCTTATTTTGTCTATGTTGGTAGTTTTATATGAATGAGAGACTATTTGAATGAAGAAGAGGGACAGAATATCACAGCCCACGTGTTAGTTCTTTTGGTTGGATTCTAGGACAATGATAAGTGATGACAGAGAAtggttttatttatatttggtaTGTTACTGAATTTTCCAAATTAGGATTGATTGTGTTGTTGCTTCAAGCACAAGTAAGTGTTTGTTGTTCAACAAGAGCTTTTATGGTGTTTGGGATGTGAGAGAGAAAGAGTGCAATTATGCAAATGTAAGTAGGGAAGAGTGCAATAATTTCATCCATGTTCTAAGGTACGTGGGGGCTGTGGATAATAAGACGAGGTTTGTTGGAGGGGCCTTCTTTTTGGCCCTCCTTACCATCCAATGCCCAAATTGTAGTCAAATACTACTACtatgtcatttttataagaaacaataaTAAATAGGCCATTTTTTTAGTTTCTAATTATTAAAACATCAATCAATTTTGAGAATATTAATCACTAGATTTATGAAACTTTTTAATTACTAGATGTTTTAGTACTAACTTaagaaaataacattataatgtgGTTTGATTGAATGTATGTATAAAAATGTTTTGCACTTTTATACACTTCTATTTATGTTACTTAGAATTTACTAAGTAGATGTATTTAATGAATATTGTAGGTTACtttgaaataaagaaaaatacatatacataatattaaattattaattatgtaGTATGAggtattttcatttgtttttacCTTTCCAACAAATGACAAATCTACTTTATTAAACTGAGACAAAGCACGTGTTTAATGGTACATAATTGTTGTAGATATTTATTGATCTATgctcttagttttttttttttggttaggtAGATTgatggttagaaatttcacccttaaggtgataagtggagtgtccggggttTGAACCCTAacccctgcatataaaatgcaatatccTTATTAATTGAACTAAGTTCACGGGGATGATCTATGCTCTTAGTTAAAGTGTCTTTAAGCTTTGTATTTGACTTTTTAGTTGACTAtgattttctaaatttcttATCCTGGTTTTTGTCTAGACTCCAATGTTaaagaaataaagaagagaAGACTATGAGAAACTCCTATGACATTGCATCATATGCAGGTCTTGTTCATTTGGTTAGCTTAATTAATTATGTTCTATCAATGTTGACTaacataatgatttttttttttataatggcgATGGTTCATGCGCATTAACTTAGTAATGTAAGGCAGTCCCAATCATAATCAATAAAAAGCTTAAAGCATAATTGATTACACAGCTAGGTCCCCCAGCTAGATTATTTTTCCAATTGATCAAATGTATgtaaattttaatctttttctttttgtatggtctttttcttaattattataGATAGTGCTTATTATTCATAGTCATTATGAGAATATTAGTGAATCATCAAAGTTTTATGACAAAATTCATAAAGATAGTAGTTTTGAATCTGGAAATACTATAGCTCTTTTCTTGACGTTTCTCCACTGATTGATGACAGAACAGAACCATACATATTTATCAGTCACCAACCAAAATTATTTCAATACGACAAGGAGTGCAAATAGTGTATGtgtgaagaaagaaagaaagaaccatattttcatacaaaaaaacattattgaTATCATATTCACTTCATCTTTACAAAATTAAGCTAGAAATAGGCATTCTATAAATTAATTGGTAGCTGATATTCATATTACGTGgtttaatataaattatcaatatgtTTAGCAGttctttatataaatattttttttaatggaatttttatatgtttttttaaagttaattttttatacaattaTTGAAACCcgtttttacttcttttttttataaaaataattagtaaaattatGAATACTTCGTTTTGTGTTCCAAAAAGtagtttataaatttattaatttgtttgaaGGAAAGATttattaattgttattattccTCTTGTCTTGATTAAAGCTATACTCTAATGGCAAATATAAAAGACATTATGACAAAAGCTAAATTAAAGtgtaaaaactattttaaaagttgtttttttaggcttaattgaAGTTTTTGTCCCcatattttcatcattttgtaGATTTAGTTCCCCATTTTAAAATGTGACAGTTTTGGTCCCATGTCAAATAAGTCTATGT
It contains:
- the LOC123908228 gene encoding pentatricopeptide repeat-containing protein At4g14820; translation: MAMDMAMATISHTHTRLTTHHQLLTALSSSTTLSHLKQIHTQILHYNSNNNEHSNNTLLSKLVLSICTLSSSSSSLHYALSVFSQIPNPQTHLSNKLLRHLSRSPFPEKTLFLYQKLRTIDASTLDRFSFPPLLKAVSKVCAFNHGLEIHGLASKLGLVSDPFIETGLIAMYASCRRIMDARLLFDKMSHPDAIAWNTIIDGYCQNGHYDDALRLFEDMKSSNMKPDSFILCTVLSACGHAGNLSYGRTIHEFVKDKGLAIDSHLQSALINMYANCGAMELAREIYDGLSLKNMIVSTAMLSGYAKLGMVKGARFIFDQMVEKDLVCWSAMISGYAESDLPQEALKLFNEMLQQRIEPDHITMLSVISACSHVGALVQAKWIHTYADRNGFGRSLSVNNALIDMYAKCGNLVKAKEVFENIPRKNVISWSSIINAFAMHGNADSAIKLFHRMNEENIMPNDVTFIGVLYACSHAGLVEEGQKLYSSMINEHGISPTLEHYGCMVDLYCRANNLKKAMELIETMPFTPNIIIWGSLMSACQVHGEVELGEFAAKRLLELEPDHDGALVVLSNIYAKEKRWNDVGLIRKSMSYKGISKEKASSRIEMNNEVHMFMMADRYHKQSDEIYEKLDEVVGRLKLVGYKPSTSGILIDLEEEDKKDLVLWHSEKLAVCYGLISRRKESCIRIVKNLRICEDCHSFMKFVSKVYEIDIVVRDRTRFHHCSGGSCSCRDYW
- the LOC123909847 gene encoding uncharacterized protein LOC123909847, with the translated sequence MGEALFDLEQLLISKKAKLTPQEVNILQSCKSKAVRNFTVSSLFGGAVVYAATRKLSKPFRVNIAAGAGAFCGLWIFSRSLFSCADHILTLDGSILQKELANIMVTKYQNDPSLMNLISKHFYSERIYDDSTSNTPKLRWRYRNFFSDNAINGNRAQDHDSYNDSHDKSQGNSHNDSYDKSQGYSDSFENSPGKSENITDGKRTTRATKQKFIYSGPDIISEADPLDCLFGYGAPVEEIFHPNTTNKPSATHHRSHRRHHRRRRMRDLDDLSNSVHAAAV
- the LOC123908229 gene encoding uncharacterized protein LOC123908229, with the protein product MEIESAKCECCGLKEDCTQDYISEVKSKFDGKWLCGLCSEAVRDEAIRGKKTFAMEEAMKAHMLFCRKIKSNPAVCVADGMRQILRRRSTDLSSSNKHSTRSNTTSQMGRDY